Proteins co-encoded in one alpha proteobacterium HIMB5 genomic window:
- a CDS encoding ribosomal protein S6 (PFAM: Ribosomal protein S6~TIGRFAM: ribosomal protein S6) gives MNLYEHTIIARQDTSPTEIKQLTEKYSKIVEKNNGEIVKTENWGLINLSYLIKKNRKGSYIHFKIKGNGKMIDELEKNESLDKKLLRYLTIRVKEFDLKTDYFSKKDKDQNTEKRVEK, from the coding sequence ATGAATTTATACGAACACACAATAATAGCCAGACAAGATACATCTCCAACAGAGATTAAACAATTAACAGAGAAATATTCAAAAATTGTTGAAAAAAATAATGGTGAAATAGTAAAAACTGAGAACTGGGGATTAATAAATCTATCTTATTTAATTAAAAAAAACAGAAAAGGTAGTTACATTCATTTTAAAATAAAAGGTAATGGCAAGATGATTGATGAACTAGAGAAAAATGAATCTCTTGACAAGAAACTTTTGAGATATTTGACAATAAGAGTTAAAGAATTTGACTTAAAAACAGATTATTTTAGTAAGAAAGATAAAGATCAAAACACTGAAAAAAGAGTAGAAAAATAA
- a CDS encoding LSU ribosomal protein L9P (PFAM: Ribosomal protein L9, N-terminal domain; Ribosomal protein L9, C-terminal domain~TIGRFAM: ribosomal protein L9), translating to MKVILLENIKRIGSIGEIIEVKRGFARNFLIANKKALYASKENVAEVEKIKSDLSKKDNEKKLEAKKVAEKINNKEFIVKKLSTENKELYGSVKPTEISKIINDELKIEIKPSSIQPVKEIKSIGKFKVKVSLHTDVDAEITVIVESAETIQ from the coding sequence ATGAAAGTTATACTCTTAGAAAATATAAAAAGAATTGGTTCAATTGGAGAAATAATCGAAGTTAAAAGAGGTTTTGCCCGAAATTTTTTAATCGCAAATAAAAAAGCTTTATATGCATCAAAAGAAAATGTTGCTGAAGTAGAAAAAATTAAATCAGATTTATCAAAAAAAGATAACGAGAAGAAGCTTGAGGCCAAAAAAGTAGCTGAAAAGATAAATAACAAAGAATTCATTGTTAAAAAACTTAGCACTGAAAATAAAGAACTTTATGGATCAGTAAAACCTACAGAAATATCTAAAATAATTAATGATGAATTAAAAATAGAAATTAAACCATCATCAATACAACCTGTTAAAGAAATTAAATCAATTGGTAAATTCAAAGTGAAAGTTTCTTTACATACCGACGTAGATGCGGAAATTACAGTCATTGTTGAATCTGCTGAAACAATTCAATAA
- a CDS encoding replicative DNA helicase (PFAM: DnaB-like helicase N terminal domain; DnaB-like helicase C terminal domain~TIGRFAM: replicative DNA helicase), whose amino-acid sequence MENNLNLVRDNFKELPNNIEAEQAVIGSILVSNEIFDEINTIISNINFYDPMHQKIFSAIESLIYKGMLANPITLKNYFEDEKDDLNVPEYLVKITKFSTSSRQALEYSKIIYDMFVRRELIKISEQTIDNAKINDLNVSGQNIIENSERLLFDLAEKGSFNTSMVKFDEAMRQTIEMASAAYKNDEGIVGVPTGLRDLDDRLGGLHQSDLIIIAGRPSMGKTALATNIAFNAAQKLQESGKKSSIAFFSLEMSSEQLSTRILAEQSRIKSNDIRRGRISDEQFDKFIETSKNIAELPLYIDETPAISIAAMSNRARRIKRLFGLDMIVVDYIQLMRGSINNKDGRVQEISEITQGLKAIAKELSVPVVALSQLSRAVEQRDDKKPQLADLRESGSIEQDADVVMFVYREAYYLERKEPRPATVEHAEWQAKMNEVSNLAEIIIGKQRHGPTGNIMLEFEAMYTKFKDTQIS is encoded by the coding sequence ATGGAGAATAATTTAAACTTAGTTAGAGATAATTTTAAAGAATTACCAAATAATATTGAAGCAGAACAAGCGGTTATTGGATCAATATTAGTTTCAAATGAAATCTTTGATGAAATAAACACAATAATTTCAAATATCAATTTTTATGATCCAATGCATCAAAAAATTTTTTCTGCAATAGAAAGTTTAATTTACAAAGGGATGCTTGCAAATCCCATTACATTAAAGAATTATTTTGAAGATGAAAAAGATGATTTAAATGTACCTGAATATTTAGTGAAAATAACTAAATTTTCTACCTCTTCTAGACAAGCATTAGAGTATTCAAAAATCATTTATGACATGTTTGTAAGAAGAGAATTAATTAAAATTTCAGAACAAACTATAGATAATGCAAAAATAAACGACTTAAATGTAAGTGGTCAAAACATTATTGAAAATTCTGAGAGATTACTTTTTGACTTAGCTGAAAAAGGTTCATTTAATACATCAATGGTCAAGTTTGATGAAGCTATGCGTCAAACAATTGAAATGGCTTCAGCAGCATACAAAAATGATGAAGGTATAGTTGGTGTACCAACTGGGTTAAGAGATCTTGATGATAGATTAGGAGGTTTGCATCAGTCAGATTTAATAATTATTGCAGGTAGACCATCAATGGGTAAAACTGCACTCGCAACAAATATAGCTTTTAATGCTGCTCAAAAATTACAAGAGAGTGGAAAAAAATCATCTATTGCTTTTTTTTCATTAGAAATGTCATCAGAACAACTTTCTACTAGAATTTTAGCTGAACAGTCTCGGATAAAATCAAATGATATAAGAAGAGGAAGAATATCAGATGAACAATTTGATAAGTTTATTGAAACTTCAAAAAATATTGCAGAGCTACCTTTGTATATTGATGAAACACCTGCAATTAGTATTGCAGCAATGAGCAACAGAGCTCGGAGAATAAAAAGACTTTTTGGTTTAGATATGATCGTGGTTGATTACATTCAATTAATGAGAGGATCAATAAATAACAAAGATGGAAGAGTGCAAGAAATTTCAGAAATAACTCAAGGGCTTAAAGCAATCGCAAAAGAACTTTCTGTTCCTGTTGTAGCCTTATCTCAATTATCTAGAGCTGTTGAACAAAGGGACGATAAAAAACCTCAACTTGCTGATTTAAGAGAATCTGGATCAATTGAACAAGACGCGGATGTTGTGATGTTTGTTTATAGAGAAGCTTATTATTTAGAGAGAAAGGAACCTAGACCTGCAACTGTTGAACATGCTGAATGGCAGGCTAAAATGAATGAGGTTTCAAATCTTGCTGAAATTATTATTGGAAAACAAAGACATGGACCAACTGGTAATATAATGCTTGAATTTGAGGCAATGTATACCAAATTTAAAGATACTCAAATTAGCTAA
- a CDS encoding 3-oxoacyl-[acyl-carrier-protein] reductase (PFAM: short chain dehydrogenase~TIGRFAM: 3-oxoacyl-(acyl-carrier-protein) reductase), giving the protein MQLNKKNIIVTGASGGIGNAIVEKLYEQGGNILATGTREEKLQELKDKFKNIKTLKFDISNHDKIEEFINNANDELGGNLDCIVNNAGITKDNLTIRMTMDEWSKVIDINLTSTFLMSKFAIKKMLKNKAGKIINITSVVGHTGNVGQANYTASKAGIVAMSKSLAIEYAKKNINVNCISPGFISTAMTDAIDEKFKESIISKIPANRLGKPEDIANAVLFLASSGSDYINGETLHVNGGMYLG; this is encoded by the coding sequence ATGCAGTTAAATAAAAAAAATATAATTGTTACTGGTGCTTCAGGAGGAATTGGAAATGCTATTGTTGAGAAACTTTATGAACAAGGTGGAAATATTTTAGCTACTGGTACTAGAGAAGAGAAATTACAAGAATTAAAAGATAAATTTAAAAATATAAAAACTTTAAAATTTGACATTTCAAATCACGATAAAATTGAAGAATTTATTAATAATGCAAACGATGAATTAGGTGGCAATTTAGATTGTATTGTTAATAATGCTGGTATTACTAAAGATAATTTAACAATTAGAATGACTATGGATGAATGGTCTAAAGTAATTGATATTAATCTCACTTCAACTTTTTTGATGAGTAAGTTTGCAATAAAAAAAATGTTAAAAAATAAAGCAGGCAAAATAATAAATATAACATCAGTTGTGGGTCATACAGGAAATGTTGGCCAAGCTAATTATACTGCGTCAAAAGCCGGAATAGTTGCAATGTCAAAAAGTTTAGCAATCGAGTATGCAAAAAAAAATATTAATGTTAATTGTATTTCCCCAGGATTTATAAGTACTGCAATGACTGATGCAATAGATGAGAAATTTAAAGAATCAATTATTTCTAAAATTCCAGCCAACAGATTAGGAAAACCTGAAGACATAGCAAATGCTGTTCTTTTCTTAGCATCATCAGGATCTGATTATATTAATGGGGAAACTTTGCATGTTAATGGCGGAATGTATTTAGGTTGA
- a CDS encoding SSU ribosomal protein S18P (PFAM: Ribosomal protein S18~TIGRFAM: ribosomal protein S18), with protein sequence MPKKQSGKKGKQSNFSKLSIFQPNKYKFKKTCPLSVKDAPKIDYKNIKLLRRYVSENGKILPSRITNVSQKKQRELSLSIKRARNLALL encoded by the coding sequence ATGCCAAAAAAACAAAGTGGAAAAAAAGGTAAACAAAGCAATTTTTCAAAACTTAGCATTTTTCAACCAAATAAATATAAATTTAAGAAAACTTGTCCGTTGTCAGTAAAAGATGCACCTAAAATAGATTATAAAAATATTAAACTTTTAAGAAGATATGTTTCTGAAAATGGTAAAATTTTACCATCAAGAATAACTAATGTAAGCCAAAAAAAGCAAAGAGAGCTATCTTTATCAATTAAAAGAGCTAGAAACTTAGCATTATTATAG
- a CDS encoding guanylate kinase (PFAM: Guanylate kinase~TIGRFAM: guanylate kinase) — translation MPLKDDGIMVILSSPSGAGKTTLVKLLSEKDKFNISISHTTRKPRDKEIPNKDYYFVDEEEFKRLINNEEFLEYAKVFNNLYGTTRSPVINKLQNGENVIFDIDWQGADQIKNKRLDYKLITFFILPPSREILFKRLSNRDMKDKLIAEERMKEFNRDVLHWINYDYVIINDDLEKCYNKIKNLISAELNNGPKDYDKEYIRDHVERLTS, via the coding sequence ATGCCCTTAAAAGATGATGGGATTATGGTAATATTATCATCCCCATCTGGGGCTGGTAAAACAACATTAGTTAAGCTTTTATCCGAAAAAGATAAGTTTAACATATCAATATCACACACAACACGTAAACCTCGCGATAAAGAGATACCTAATAAAGACTATTACTTTGTTGACGAAGAAGAATTCAAAAGATTAATAAATAACGAAGAGTTTTTAGAATACGCAAAAGTTTTTAACAATCTTTATGGAACTACAAGAAGTCCAGTAATAAATAAACTTCAAAATGGAGAAAATGTAATTTTCGATATAGATTGGCAAGGTGCAGATCAAATTAAGAACAAGAGATTAGATTATAAATTAATTACTTTTTTTATCTTACCACCTAGCAGAGAAATATTGTTTAAAAGATTATCAAATCGAGATATGAAAGATAAGCTAATTGCTGAAGAGAGAATGAAAGAATTTAATAGAGATGTACTTCATTGGATAAATTATGACTATGTTATTATCAACGATGATTTGGAAAAATGTTACAATAAAATAAAAAATTTAATTAGTGCTGAGCTTAATAATGGACCAAAAGATTATGATAAAGAATATATAAGAGATCATGTCGAGCGTTTAACTTCTTAA
- a CDS encoding amidophosphoribosyltransferase (PFAM: Phosphoribosyl transferase domain; Glutamine amidotransferases class-II~TIGRFAM: amidophosphoribosyltransferase): protein MKMNMKMQKIKFKNFKSKLNEECGVFGVSNVKDASAITALGLHALQHRGQEGCGIVSFDGEKYYSEKRFGLVGDNFNKEKVLNKLKGNYAIGHNRYSTTGSNTLRNIQPFFADTNAGGIGVAHNGNLTNSITLRRKLVEDGAIFYTTSDTETIVQLIARSKRTKTIDKIVDAIFQIQGGYALVMLTQKSLVGVRDPYGIRPLVIGKLKNSYVLASETCALDIIGAKFIREVENGEIVLIEDNKIESIKPFPPKKIRPCVFEYIYFSRPDSILNGKTAYEHRKNLGVELAKENEIDADIVVPVPDSGNAAALGFAQHLGLNFELGLIRNHYVGRTFIEPTQQIRSLGVKLKLNANQTTIKNKKIILIDDSLVRGTTSHKIVKMLYDAGAKEVHVKIACPEIKHPDFYGVDTPTKKELLSANKNSDEICEYIGAKSLKFLSIDGMYKAIGFDSRNENYPQLTDHYFTGDYPVKLIDDLGDNKITQLSLLSTASNN, encoded by the coding sequence ATGAAGATGAATATGAAAATGCAAAAGATAAAATTCAAGAACTTTAAATCCAAACTTAATGAGGAGTGTGGAGTATTTGGTGTTAGTAATGTTAAAGATGCATCTGCAATAACTGCTTTAGGATTACATGCTCTCCAACATAGAGGTCAAGAAGGATGTGGGATTGTAAGTTTTGATGGAGAAAAATACTATTCTGAAAAAAGATTTGGATTAGTTGGAGATAATTTCAATAAAGAAAAGGTTTTAAACAAACTAAAAGGAAATTACGCTATTGGGCATAACAGATATAGCACAACAGGCAGCAACACTCTAAGAAATATTCAGCCTTTTTTTGCAGATACCAACGCAGGTGGAATTGGAGTTGCCCATAATGGAAATTTGACAAATTCAATTACTTTAAGGAGAAAATTAGTTGAGGATGGAGCTATTTTTTACACAACATCGGATACTGAAACTATTGTTCAACTTATTGCAAGATCTAAGCGAACAAAAACAATAGATAAAATTGTAGATGCTATTTTTCAAATTCAAGGAGGTTATGCTTTGGTTATGCTAACGCAGAAATCACTAGTGGGTGTTAGAGATCCATATGGAATAAGACCTTTAGTAATTGGAAAATTAAAAAATAGTTATGTTTTAGCATCAGAAACTTGTGCATTAGACATTATAGGTGCAAAATTTATAAGAGAAGTTGAAAATGGCGAAATAGTTTTGATTGAGGATAATAAAATCGAAAGTATTAAACCTTTTCCACCAAAAAAAATTAGACCTTGTGTTTTTGAATACATTTATTTTTCAAGACCAGACAGTATTCTTAATGGTAAGACTGCTTATGAACACAGAAAAAATCTTGGTGTTGAGCTCGCAAAAGAAAACGAAATTGATGCTGATATTGTTGTTCCTGTCCCAGACTCAGGTAATGCTGCTGCACTAGGATTTGCTCAACATCTTGGTCTTAATTTTGAATTAGGTCTAATTCGAAATCATTATGTGGGTAGAACTTTTATTGAACCCACACAACAAATTAGAAGTTTAGGTGTAAAGCTTAAACTAAACGCTAATCAAACTACGATAAAAAATAAGAAAATTATTTTAATTGACGATTCTCTTGTAAGAGGTACTACCTCTCATAAAATTGTTAAGATGCTTTACGATGCGGGTGCTAAAGAAGTACATGTAAAAATAGCTTGCCCAGAAATTAAACATCCAGATTTTTATGGAGTTGATACGCCAACAAAAAAGGAATTACTTTCAGCAAATAAAAATAGTGATGAAATCTGTGAATACATAGGAGCAAAATCATTAAAATTTTTATCCATAGATGGAATGTACAAAGCAATTGGATTTGATAGCCGAAATGAAAATTATCCACAATTAACAGATCATTATTTTACTGGAGATTACCCTGTTAAACTAATCGATGATTTAGGAGATAATAAAATTACTCAATTATCTCTTCTTAGCACTGCATCAAATAATTAA
- a CDS encoding Colicin V production protein (PFAM: Colicin V production protein): MLESVKELLIGSSPLDLVYFTILFISVIQCYINGFVSSLISASKWILSYVGTLFLFPILRPYMDGLSSNEYALDIMFSVVTFFILLFIIILINKGISKAVKLSVLGRVDKIFGFFFGIVRTYIMFIFIFSAINSFFDYKHWPIDTEKSITFPFIQKGYIILLEEIPDEDEYENAKDKIQEL, encoded by the coding sequence ATGCTTGAAAGTGTTAAAGAGTTATTAATCGGATCATCTCCATTAGATTTGGTTTATTTTACAATATTATTTATTTCAGTAATTCAATGTTATATTAACGGTTTTGTGTCTAGTTTAATTTCTGCAAGTAAATGGATTTTATCTTATGTTGGAACTTTATTTTTATTTCCTATTTTAAGACCATATATGGATGGCTTGAGTTCTAATGAGTATGCATTAGATATAATGTTTAGTGTTGTTACCTTCTTTATCTTATTATTTATTATAATTCTTATCAATAAAGGTATCAGCAAAGCAGTTAAGCTATCTGTTTTAGGTAGAGTAGATAAAATATTTGGATTTTTTTTTGGAATTGTAAGAACTTATATAATGTTTATTTTTATTTTTTCCGCAATTAACAGCTTTTTTGATTATAAACACTGGCCAATTGATACAGAAAAATCTATAACATTTCCATTTATACAAAAAGGGTACATTATTCTATTAGAAGAAATACCAGATGAAGATGAATATGAAAATGCAAAAGATAAAATTCAAGAACTTTAA
- a CDS encoding acyl carrier protein (PFAM: Phosphopantetheine attachment site~TIGRFAM: acyl carrier protein) — translation MSDDISSKVKKIVADHLGIDEAKVTEESSFIDDLGADSLDTVELVMAFEEEFGSEISDSEAEKILTVGDAVKFIEGKRN, via the coding sequence ATGTCTGACGATATTTCAAGCAAAGTTAAAAAAATAGTTGCAGATCACCTAGGTATAGATGAAGCGAAAGTAACTGAAGAGTCTAGTTTTATAGATGATTTGGGAGCTGATAGTTTAGATACCGTTGAATTAGTTATGGCTTTTGAAGAAGAGTTTGGTTCTGAGATTTCTGATAGCGAAGCAGAAAAAATTCTAACAGTTGGTGATGCTGTCAAATTTATAGAAGGTAAAAGAAATTAA
- a CDS encoding MMPL family protein (PFAM: MMPL family), translating into MFAQFYQNTILKNPKSIFILLFLVLISFGYYSKDFRLDASSETLLIEGDPDLEYLREITDRYGSKEFLVLTYTPNEPMISDASINNLLSLKYKIQSLNWVHSVITLLDIPLLNNSDAPLQERLEGFKTLKDEEVDRERGFKEILESPVFRNFVISVDGKTSGIIVNIKKNKEFEDIENKSKEEIEEYKDKIKKQNHQNILEIRDVIKSYENIGKIYLGGIPMIADDMMTFIKSDIIVFGIGVLLFIIGTLWFVFKKIIWIIVPISSCFFSVLIMMGLLGLLGWKVTVISSNFIALMLILTMAMNIHMSTRFLQLRKEFEEKSSYEILSLTTGKMFWPILYTVLTTVCAFLSLIFSEIKPIIDFGWMMTFGLLTSFLITFTLLPTLLSFVPNKNISLKEEKDSNITKFLGKLSLNNKNSIFSVTVIVIILSIIGISKLEVENSFINYFDKDTEIYKGMKLIDEELGGTTPLEVIIKFPQKDIKETSDDEDFEDWGDEEDANDEKYWFTKDKIDKIKSVHNYLDGLPEIGKVLSFSSIIDVATQLNNNQPLGTLEMGVLYSKIPDNIKTEIIDPYISIKDNEARINLRIIDSQKDLRRNDLINKINYDLINKIGLDKSEFKLAGVLILFNNLLQSLFKSQILTLGLVMIGIFVMFLILFRNIKLSLIGVVPNFIAAFFILGIIGLLEIPLDMMTITIAAITIGIAVDNSIHYIYRFKEEYAKIQNYEETLKTCHSTVGVAILNTSITIVFGFSILVLSKFIPTIYFGVFTGIAMLLAMISVLTLLPSLILKIKPFSIS; encoded by the coding sequence ATGTTTGCTCAGTTTTATCAAAATACAATCTTAAAAAATCCAAAATCTATATTTATATTATTATTTTTAGTTTTAATTAGTTTTGGTTATTACTCTAAAGATTTTAGGCTTGATGCTTCTTCAGAGACACTTTTGATAGAAGGTGATCCTGATTTAGAATATTTAAGAGAGATTACTGATAGATACGGTTCTAAGGAATTTTTAGTCCTTACATATACTCCTAATGAACCAATGATTTCAGATGCTTCAATAAATAATTTGTTAAGCTTAAAATATAAAATTCAAAGCTTAAATTGGGTTCATAGCGTAATAACGCTTTTAGATATCCCTCTATTAAACAATTCTGATGCACCTTTGCAGGAAAGACTAGAAGGATTTAAAACTTTAAAAGATGAAGAAGTAGATCGAGAAAGAGGTTTTAAAGAAATACTTGAAAGTCCTGTTTTTAGAAATTTTGTAATAAGCGTTGATGGCAAAACAAGTGGAATAATTGTTAATATTAAGAAGAATAAAGAATTTGAGGATATTGAAAATAAATCAAAAGAAGAAATTGAGGAATATAAAGACAAAATTAAAAAACAAAATCATCAAAATATTCTTGAAATCAGAGATGTTATTAAAAGTTATGAGAATATAGGAAAGATATATCTTGGTGGTATACCAATGATAGCTGATGATATGATGACTTTCATCAAAAGCGATATCATAGTATTTGGTATAGGTGTGTTGCTATTTATTATAGGTACACTTTGGTTTGTTTTTAAAAAGATAATTTGGATAATCGTTCCAATTAGCAGTTGTTTCTTTTCAGTATTAATTATGATGGGACTGCTGGGACTTTTAGGATGGAAGGTAACAGTAATATCATCAAATTTTATTGCATTGATGCTGATACTCACAATGGCAATGAATATACATATGAGCACAAGATTTCTTCAATTAAGAAAAGAGTTTGAGGAGAAATCAAGTTATGAAATTTTATCTTTAACAACTGGTAAAATGTTTTGGCCTATACTTTATACAGTTTTAACAACTGTATGTGCTTTTCTCTCTTTAATATTTAGTGAAATTAAACCAATTATAGATTTTGGATGGATGATGACATTTGGTTTGCTTACTTCATTTTTAATTACTTTTACTCTTTTGCCAACTCTTTTAAGTTTTGTACCAAATAAAAACATTTCATTAAAAGAAGAAAAAGATTCTAACATTACAAAATTTTTAGGAAAACTTTCCTTAAATAATAAAAATTCAATATTTAGTGTAACAGTTATTGTCATTATTTTAAGTATTATTGGAATAAGTAAATTAGAAGTAGAAAATAGTTTTATAAATTATTTTGATAAAGATACTGAAATTTATAAAGGCATGAAGCTAATTGATGAAGAGCTTGGTGGCACTACTCCATTAGAAGTTATTATAAAGTTTCCACAAAAAGATATCAAAGAGACGAGTGATGATGAAGATTTTGAGGACTGGGGAGACGAAGAAGATGCTAATGATGAAAAATATTGGTTTACAAAAGATAAAATTGATAAAATAAAATCAGTTCATAATTATTTAGATGGATTACCTGAAATTGGTAAAGTTTTATCTTTTTCATCAATAATTGATGTGGCAACCCAATTAAATAATAATCAGCCACTTGGTACATTAGAAATGGGAGTTTTGTATTCAAAAATTCCAGATAATATTAAAACTGAAATCATAGACCCATATATTTCGATTAAAGACAATGAAGCAAGAATTAACTTAAGAATAATAGACTCTCAAAAAGATTTAAGAAGAAATGATTTAATAAATAAAATCAATTATGATCTAATTAATAAGATTGGTTTGGATAAAAGTGAATTCAAACTTGCTGGTGTATTAATTTTATTTAATAACTTGCTTCAAAGTTTATTTAAATCACAAATTCTTACTCTTGGTTTGGTGATGATAGGTATTTTTGTAATGTTTTTAATTTTATTTAGAAATATAAAATTATCTTTAATTGGTGTAGTTCCAAATTTTATAGCTGCATTTTTCATTTTAGGAATAATTGGTTTATTAGAGATACCATTAGATATGATGACAATAACAATAGCAGCTATTACAATTGGAATTGCAGTGGATAACAGTATTCACTACATTTACAGATTTAAAGAGGAATATGCTAAAATTCAAAACTATGAAGAAACATTAAAAACCTGTCACTCAACAGTTGGTGTTGCTATCTTGAATACATCAATAACTATTGTTTTTGGATTTTCAATTTTAGTTTTATCTAAATTTATACCTACAATATATTTTGGAGTGTTTACTGGGATTGCTATGTTGCTAGCAATGATATCAGTATTAACTTTATTGCCTTCTTTGATATTAAAAATTAAACCATTTTCAATTTCTTAA
- a CDS encoding [acyl-carrier-protein] S-malonyltransferase (PFAM: Acyl transferase domain~TIGRFAM: malonyl CoA-acyl carrier protein transacylase) translates to MFSVIFPGQGSQSIGMGKEIHDKYQSVKELFKKANDILNFNLSKLIFEGPKNDLDLTMNTQPAIFLVSYSIFNVIKKEHNIDLNKANFFAGHSLGEYSALACAGYLNFSDALRILRLRGEAMQNSVPKGVGGMLAILGATTENIENIINENSNKFTVQIANDNSDGQIVVSGKLDDLKKMIEVLKTNSIKNIQLPVSAPFHCALMNKATEVMEKHINDLSLSKGLNNVISNVTAKSVSDPNEIKNLLIKQIENRVRWRESVINMIDQNTDQFIEIGPGKVLTGLTKRVNKNVKSISINTLDEVENLKV, encoded by the coding sequence ATGTTTTCTGTCATTTTTCCTGGTCAAGGCTCTCAATCAATTGGTATGGGTAAAGAGATTCACGACAAATATCAATCAGTTAAAGAATTGTTTAAAAAAGCAAACGATATATTAAATTTTAACTTATCAAAGTTGATCTTTGAAGGACCAAAAAATGATTTAGATTTAACAATGAATACTCAACCTGCAATATTTTTAGTCAGTTATTCAATTTTCAATGTAATTAAAAAAGAACACAATATAGATCTTAATAAAGCAAATTTTTTTGCTGGGCACTCTTTGGGTGAATATTCAGCATTAGCCTGTGCTGGGTATCTAAATTTCTCTGATGCTTTAAGAATACTTAGGTTAAGAGGAGAAGCTATGCAGAACTCTGTTCCAAAAGGAGTGGGTGGTATGCTTGCAATTTTAGGAGCTACTACAGAAAATATTGAAAACATAATTAATGAAAATTCAAATAAATTTACAGTACAAATTGCAAACGATAACTCAGATGGACAAATTGTAGTAAGCGGTAAGCTTGATGATTTAAAAAAAATGATCGAAGTATTAAAAACAAATAGTATTAAGAATATTCAATTACCTGTTAGTGCTCCATTTCATTGCGCTTTAATGAATAAAGCTACAGAAGTAATGGAAAAACATATTAATGATCTAAGTTTAAGTAAAGGCTTAAACAATGTTATATCTAATGTAACGGCTAAAAGTGTTTCAGATCCTAATGAAATCAAAAATTTATTAATTAAACAAATTGAAAATAGGGTTAGATGGAGAGAAAGTGTGATTAATATGATTGATCAAAATACAGATCAATTTATTGAAATTGGACCTGGAAAGGTTTTAACTGGTCTTACAAAAAGAGTAAATAAAAACGTTAAATCAATCTCTATTAATACATTAGATGAAGTAGAAAACTTAAAGGTTTAA